The Tissierellales bacterium genome contains a region encoding:
- a CDS encoding Veg family protein, whose protein sequence is MTIRQNVQDHVGSRVKLKADKGRKKIVVNEGIIESAYPSVFTIVVEGAYEQSRRVSYSYSDILTSTVELTVCEECEQQEII, encoded by the coding sequence ATGACGATCAGACAAAATGTTCAAGATCATGTTGGTTCTAGAGTTAAACTCAAAGCTGACAAAGGACGAAAAAAGATTGTTGTTAACGAGGGCATCATAGAGAGTGCATATCCGAGCGTTTTCACAATAGTTGTAGAAGGTGCGTATGAGCAGTCAAGACGTGTTAGCTATAGTTATTCGGATATATTGACATCTACAGTAGAATTGACAGTTTGTGAAGAGTGTGAACAGCAAGAGATAATTTAG
- the ispE gene encoding 4-(cytidine 5'-diphospho)-2-C-methyl-D-erythritol kinase translates to MKKTQKRAYAKINLTLDVLRKRDDGYHDMAMIMQSINLCDRITVEDSEKFELTTSSSKLPIGEDNLVYKVYNQLKMLKPEVKPVSINIEKNIPIAAGLAGGSADAAATYEALNEHWNLGLSIEKMISLGVKLGADIPFCIFKGTALAEGIGEKLTRLKSFKDHLILVVNPGYAVSTPSVFKLLDLKVNHTKPDTRAAMKAIEDGDLEKLVKSMHNVLGDVTESEHKDLRVLMDLLESKGALKAMISGSGPTVFALFDDEDKLESCYRDIKDEYATVIKSKTI, encoded by the coding sequence ATGAAAAAAACACAAAAAAGAGCCTACGCAAAGATTAATTTGACACTAGACGTTTTAAGAAAAAGAGATGATGGATACCACGATATGGCTATGATCATGCAAAGCATAAACCTCTGTGACCGCATAACAGTGGAAGATAGCGAAAAATTTGAACTTACGACTAGTTCATCAAAACTACCCATTGGTGAAGATAATCTAGTTTATAAGGTATATAATCAGCTCAAAATGTTAAAACCTGAAGTCAAACCAGTAAGCATAAACATTGAAAAAAACATACCAATAGCGGCAGGTCTTGCAGGAGGCAGTGCTGATGCAGCGGCTACATACGAAGCATTGAATGAGCACTGGAATCTAGGATTGAGCATAGAAAAAATGATTTCGTTGGGCGTGAAATTAGGAGCAGACATTCCATTTTGCATATTTAAGGGAACTGCATTGGCGGAAGGTATTGGAGAAAAATTGACAAGATTAAAGAGTTTTAAAGACCATTTAATACTCGTAGTTAACCCTGGGTACGCGGTTTCAACACCAAGTGTATTTAAATTACTAGACCTTAAAGTAAATCATACAAAACCAGACACGAGAGCGGCGATGAAAGCCATAGAAGACGGCGATTTAGAGAAACTTGTAAAATCTATGCACAATGTACTCGGTGATGTTACAGAATCTGAGCACAAAGACCTTAGGGTTTTGATGGATTTATTGGAGAGTAAAGGGGCGTTAAAAGCAATGATAAGCGGGAGTGGCCCGACTGTATTTGCACTATTTGACGATGAAGACAAATTAGAATCTTGCTATAGAGACATAAAAGATGAATATGCTACAGTTATCAAATCTAAGACCATATAA